The genome window TCCGTTCCAGTCTCTTTGTCGCAATCGCCACAATCTACGCAATTCTCCCAGAATACTGGAACCCAAATGCTGGAAATACTCTTTATAATACAGTTTACACGGCAGTATTCCGATCTGTATTCGCAATGGCTATTTCTGGAATGATTGCAGCAATGTATTTCAAAGAAGGGTGGTGAGTGCCAGGTATTTTCTCTGCGATTTCTCTAATTGCTTCAGTTCTTCAACACCTCTTGTGTTCTCTATACTTGGTAAGCTGACTTTCAACACGTATCTCCTTCATATGCCAGTTGTCTACACCTTCAATTGGCTATCATTTCTTCAAACTGCCACGTCACCAATTGAGCTATTTCTCGTTATTCCGTTTATTGCAATGTTGTCTTATGTTGCGGCTTTGTTTTTTTACCTTTTCGTTGAAGCACCAATGGGAAATCTGATGTCCCAGTCCGCACGACGTTTGGGGTtataacaaattatttttcataacaaCAATATGTCTTGTATGGTTGTTATGCATAAGcattctatatattttttatattttaggtAGGTTTTCGcttcataaatattttcagtgaaaaagtaTGTTAATTGCAATGAAACACCAAATTTCTTTCttcgaagaaaaatgacaatttacgGCGAAAGGGaggcttgaaattttgatttcaaaatcaagtcaaaaaaataagcaaacTTGCACCAAAAGTTAGAGTACCATATTTGTTTTACTAAAAACtttaactgttttttattatatttcaagAAACACATTCTGAAACGGTAAGAAAGAGCTGATGTCATAAATGGCCAAAATAGTAGACATAAATTTATACATCAAAGACAACATGTTCAGAGATCACACTAGTTCTCCGACATCGGGTGcgaaatgatgacaaaacCTCATCCTATTCGCCTGTATTCTCATCCTATCTTCTTATCATCGCCTTCTAGTTCCCTCTTACATTTCCTTTTCTTCTGCAAACCGCATTGTCACACCATCTAAGTTGCTGATTATCACGTACGCATGTCTACGTGACTTTCATCAAGAACTGTATGAATTAGGAGGTGGGCGGAGCAGACTGAACACGGGAACTGTTGTGTGTGTGATTATTGTCATGGAGGGTGAATATGGCAGTGGTATAtaaatgaaaagttttgttGGAGATTGGTCATCAAGTCTTCCGCATATTTGTTTCcttatttatttcttttttattttattgaaacagtatttttagtccaaagtaaaaagttcagtataaacaaatgaaaaattgatgtgaTCAATTACTGAACTCTGATATTTATCTTGTAAATTCatgtcattcaaaaaaataacattttctttgaaacaaGTTTGAAATACTTTTTGTCTACTATTAAAGAATCGTTTATCTTGTTCTTCCCCACGTTCCTTAAACTCTTAATTTGATAGTTCCGTATTAATGAAAAAACGTGACAATGCATCGTCAGCATACCCAGTGttgattttctcaattctgATTACggtattcaattaaaaaatacctcTTATTTCTGTACTTAACTACGTCTAAATACATATAGGATGTTTGTTTCTAAGTTCTTGACATGCTTCACCAAACTCTATTTGTTTTGCCCTAATGATCATGATCGGTCATCTTCTAATCATAATTGTTATCAAGGACAAATCAGAAATTATTCGGAGAATCTAGTTTATCATACACTTTCGTAAATGCCAAAACTTCCTCTGATAGTtaatcttttaatttttttttatttctctctCCTACTTTCAAGTAATTGATACAACTTGCTGTCTCCCCGTTACATTTTGCATCCTTCTCGTCTGGGCTGCAAATCTCGGAAGCCCATGCCGTCTCCACGTGATATCGCTTTTCCAACCTCTCTCAGTCtacgttttattttcaaattttgatcttttttttcttgttcttctcCCTCACAATTTGACCTTCTTCTTTCTTCAGACATATATGTCATCATCGCCACACACTCACACTCTAATAATCATGGAACGACTCAGCGAAGTGCGATTGTACTCATCACCAATGACATCAGTACTCAACTCAAATCTATCTTCTTGCTTAACAAATGCATTTATTCCTGATACTGTACGAATGGCCAGTAGTCCACTTTTGGCATGGATGACACTTGTAAGTTGGTAGACTACGTGAGACTTTTATGTTTTATCAGAATGTGAGAAGAACGTGCAGACttgcaaaataatttctgaTAAAACAGGAATTCAGACTGACAGTTTCGATGATCATTATGTGACAATAGAGTTACAGCTTAAAATCTTATACTTTTTGAACTAGACAATGTGTATTGTTCTTTAGGCCATCTTTAGACTAGCTAGGGAATTATCAATATTCATTCAATTATATTGTAGGTCGTCATCGGAACACTTGCTCCAGTAAGCGTCTTTTCCTGCTTGAGCCTCAAGCGATCAGTCAAAGAATTGCTCACTGAAAGATCCTCGAAACTCGATGTATTGGATATCTTCCGATTCGTTGCAATCCTTTGGGTTATGCTTAACCATACTGGAAGTGAAGGAAGAATTGATATTTTGGATCGACTACCATCTGCTGATGCATTCAAAAGTGCAATGCATGATCATCCAATTTTTGGAGCTCTCATGGGAAACTCTGCTCTTGGAGTTGAAATTTTCCTTGTACTTTCTGGACTTTTGGCAGCTAGATCGTGGCTTCGTAAAGCCGATGAGCCATTTTTCCAACATTGGAAATCATTTATTGCTCGTAGACTACTCCGCTTGGCTCCATCCATGTTCATTTTTGTCTACATCGCTGCTGGTCCAATCATGAATGCTCTTCTCCCACGATACTCCTCTTCAATGGTCTCCGCTTGTGGTTTTTGGGGTATTCTTTCCCATGTAACATTCACTTCTAATTGGCAATCCACACCAACTTGCATGGGATATCTTTGGTATTTGGGACTCGACATGCAACTTTACATGGTTGCTCCAATCTTCTTGAATCTTCTTCACAAGTTTCCAAAACGTGGAATGGCTCTCACTATTACCACTATAATTGCCTCTATGGTCATCCGTGCGGGTTACTGTACCGCCTATGGAACTTGCAACCAAAGTGATGTCGATATTCCATTCATTTCATATCCAGGGCAAGACGCAGAGACATTGAAGAGTATTTATGCTGGACTTTGGGACATGTACTCAAGACCATATACCAAGTGTGGTCCATTCCTTATCGGTCTTCTTCTCGGATACATCACAGTTTCCAGCAAAgtaagtttcaactttttgaaattagataattaaaattaactttctaTCTTTCAGTACATCATGGTTTCGACTACATCCAAGACACTCTTCCGTTCCAGTCTCATTGTCGCAATCGCCACAATCTACGCAATTCTCCCAGAATATTGGAACCCAAATGCTGGAAATACTCTCTATAATACAGTTTACACGGCAGTATTCCGATCTGTATTCGCTATGGCTATTTCTGGAATGATTGCTGCTCTGTATTTCAGACAAGAATAGTGagtatattttacttttaCAAAAAGAATCTTCTTAAACTTTCAGGTAAACttcctgaaattgaaaaaaaaatcaaaaaattatataattctagttattatttttcagccgTCCAACAAATCCGATCTTCGCCATGCTTGCCAAGCTCACCTACAACGCGTATCTCCTTCATATGCCAGTTGTCTATATTTTCAATTGGCTCCCATTCCTTCAAGCTGCCACTTCACCAATTCATCTTCTACTAGTTCTTCCATTTGTTGCAATTCTATCATTCATTGCTGCTCTCATCTTTTATCTTTTCATTGAGGCCCCAATTGGGCATTTGACATCTCAATATGCC of Caenorhabditis elegans chromosome II contains these proteins:
- the rhy-1 gene encoding Regulator of hypoxia-inducible factor 1 (Confirmed by transcript evidence); translated protein: MSSSPHTHTLIIMERLSEVRLYSSPMTSVLNSNLSSCLTNAFIPDTVRMASSPLLAWMTLVVIGTLAPVSVFSCLSLKRSVKELLTERSSKLDVLDIFRFVAILWVMLNHTGSEGRIDILDRLPSADAFKSAMHDHPIFGALMGNSALGVEIFLVLSGLLAARSWLRKADEPFFQHWKSFIARRLLRLAPSMFIFVYIAAGPIMNALLPRYSSSMVSACGFWGILSHVTFTSNWQSTPTCMGYLWYLGLDMQLYMVAPIFLNLLHKFPKRGMALTITTIIASMVIRAGYCTAYGTCNQSDVDIPFISYPGQDAETLKSIYAGLWDMYSRPYTKCGPFLIGLLLGYITVSSKYIMVSTTSKTLFRSSLIVAIATIYAILPEYWNPNAGNTLYNTVYTAVFRSVFAMAISGMIAALYFRQEYRPTNPIFAMLAKLTYNAYLLHMPVVYIFNWLPFLQAATSPIHLLLVLPFVAILSFIAALIFYLFIEAPIGHLTSQYATRLGL